From Methylopila sp. M107, a single genomic window includes:
- a CDS encoding N-acetylmuramoyl-L-alanine amidase, translating into MLVLDIQRRLLALGYDLGKSGPAKDGVDGDLGEVSQTAILAALETGKSAPAKPATPATPPKPAIVGSAVPMDWTPAATMKRIIVHWTAGAHRASAVDKSHYHLLIEGDGSLVRGKPSIDLNAATGVKPGYAAHTLNCNTGSIGVSLCCMAGAIESPFHAGVAPMTREQWDELPLVLADLCRRYRIPVGASTVLSHAEVQSTLKIAQRGKWDIARLAFDPGVVGAKAIGDLIRKRTAALLEAAT; encoded by the coding sequence ATGCTCGTGCTGGACATCCAGCGGCGGCTGCTCGCGCTCGGCTATGACCTGGGCAAGAGCGGTCCGGCCAAGGACGGCGTCGACGGCGACCTCGGCGAGGTCAGCCAGACCGCGATCCTCGCCGCGCTCGAAACCGGCAAGTCCGCGCCCGCGAAGCCGGCCACGCCGGCGACGCCGCCAAAGCCCGCGATCGTCGGTTCCGCCGTCCCGATGGACTGGACGCCGGCCGCGACGATGAAGCGGATCATCGTCCACTGGACAGCCGGCGCGCATCGCGCGAGCGCCGTCGACAAGTCGCATTATCATCTGCTGATCGAAGGCGATGGATCGCTCGTGCGCGGCAAGCCCTCGATCGACCTGAACGCCGCGACCGGGGTCAAGCCCGGCTATGCGGCGCACACGCTGAACTGCAACACGGGCTCGATCGGCGTTTCGCTCTGCTGCATGGCGGGGGCGATCGAAAGCCCGTTCCATGCCGGCGTCGCGCCGATGACCCGTGAGCAATGGGACGAGCTGCCGCTGGTGCTCGCGGACCTCTGTCGCCGCTACAGGATTCCGGTCGGCGCCTCGACGGTGCTCAGCCATGCCGAAGTCCAGTCGACGCTGAAGATCGCGCAGCGCGGCAAATGGGACATCGCGCGGCTTGCGTTCGATCCGGGCGTCGTCGGCGCCAAGGCGATCGGCGACCTGATCCGGAAAAGGACCGCCGCGCTGCTCGAGGCGGCCACATGA
- a CDS encoding efflux RND transporter periplasmic adaptor subunit yields MSAAVLLAACDQTPSAPPAQTAQRPAVSVVVVHARDVVRTAELPGRVSASQVSDVRPQINGIVQKRLFREGSDVKAGDALYQIVPDTYQAALDSAQATLQSALASVPSAQAKVDRYQELAKSNAVSKQDVDDAVAALAVAKAAVESGKAAVQTATINLDYTTVRAPIAGRVDASALTPGALVTASQDTALTTVRTLDPVNVDVIQSATNMLRFKEAIRTGRLKFNGPGVTVKLTLEDGSTYAHSGTIQFAENNIDETTGTFTLRASFPNPDHLLLPGMYVRAVLDEGVEPNTFVVTQQAVTRNAKGEATALVVGADGKVEQRVLEVLRNVGNGWQVGSGVKDGDRVIVEGVQLVRPGQEVKAQEVTVDDATGDVKDANAKAAAE; encoded by the coding sequence CTGTCCGCCGCCGTCCTGCTCGCGGCCTGCGACCAGACCCCTAGCGCTCCTCCGGCCCAGACGGCGCAGCGTCCGGCCGTCAGCGTCGTCGTGGTCCATGCGCGGGACGTCGTGCGGACCGCGGAACTGCCGGGCCGCGTGAGCGCCTCGCAGGTCTCCGACGTCCGGCCCCAGATCAACGGCATCGTCCAAAAGCGGCTCTTCAGGGAGGGCAGCGACGTCAAGGCCGGCGACGCGCTCTACCAGATCGTGCCGGACACCTACCAGGCGGCGCTCGACAGCGCGCAGGCGACGCTGCAGAGCGCCCTGGCCTCGGTTCCGAGCGCCCAGGCCAAGGTCGATCGCTATCAGGAGCTGGCGAAGAGCAACGCGGTCTCCAAGCAGGATGTCGACGACGCCGTCGCGGCGCTCGCGGTCGCGAAGGCCGCCGTCGAGTCGGGCAAGGCCGCGGTCCAGACCGCAACGATCAATCTCGACTACACCACCGTCCGCGCGCCGATCGCGGGACGCGTCGACGCCTCGGCGCTGACGCCGGGCGCGCTGGTGACGGCGAGCCAAGACACCGCGCTCACCACGGTGCGCACGCTCGATCCGGTCAATGTCGACGTCATCCAGTCGGCCACCAACATGCTCCGCTTCAAGGAGGCGATCCGTACCGGGCGGCTGAAGTTCAACGGGCCGGGCGTCACCGTGAAGCTGACGCTCGAGGACGGATCGACCTACGCCCACAGCGGGACCATCCAGTTCGCCGAGAACAACATCGACGAGACGACCGGCACCTTCACGCTGCGCGCCTCGTTCCCGAACCCGGACCATCTGCTGCTGCCGGGCATGTATGTCCGCGCCGTGCTCGACGAGGGCGTCGAGCCGAACACTTTCGTGGTCACCCAGCAGGCCGTCACCCGCAACGCCAAGGGCGAGGCGACCGCGCTGGTCGTCGGGGCCGACGGCAAGGTCGAGCAGCGCGTGCTCGAGGTGCTGCGCAATGTCGGTAATGGCTGGCAGGTCGGTTCGGGCGTCAAGGACGGCGACCGGGTCATCGTCGAGGGCGTCCAGCTCGTGAGGCCCGGCCAAGAGGTCAAGGCGCAGGAGGTGACCGTCGACGACGCGACCGGCGACGTGAAGGACGCCAACGCCAAGGCCGCGGCGGAGTAG
- a CDS encoding efflux RND transporter permease subunit: protein MSRFFIARPVFAWVLAIAVMLFGVLAIRMLPISQYPEIVPTTVKISATYSGADAATIENTVTKVIEQGMTGIDNLDYMTSSSTYTGSAQISLVFTSDADPDIAQVQVQNKLQLVESSLPQTVRDTGVTVTKSTGGFLMVAAFVSTDGKLSSLDLSDYVESTLNDTIQRSSGVGETQVFGSAYAMRIWLDPAKLQKYALMPSDVTSAITAQNAQVAAGQLGGLPQVKGQKLNATVTAKSQLQTPRQFENIILKSESGGSIVRVNDVARVELGAQSYTSSAKFNGKPAAGLAISLASGANALDTAQSVKNTIERLKPTFPQGVDVVYPYDTTPFVKLSIEDVVKTLIEAIVLVFVVMLVFLQNLRATLIPTLAVPVVLLGVFAALAVAGYSINTLTMFAMVLAIGLLVDDAIVVVENVERVMEEEGLGPREATLKSMGEITGALVGIALVLSAVFVPMAFFSGSVGIIYRQFSVTIVTAMLLSAVVALIFTPALCATLLKPKPKGPQRGFAGWFNRGFDRMAGRYAAGVGGVVRRRLRFLVVFALICGGMAYLFARLPSSFLPEEDQGLVIASVTTPVGATQDRTEKALDQVREYFLEKEKDTVEGVFTTVGFNFGGQGQNVGLAFVRLKDFAQRGQAGQTAQALLKRATAAFSQLRDAQVFAMTPPAIPGFGNNSGFEFYLQDVNGAGHEALVAVRNSLLAEAAKSPKLVGVRPNGMEDTPQYQVDVDEEKASAFDLSLADVDATLSTAWGGSYVNDFIDRGRVKQVYVQSDAQFRMQPDQIGNWYVRNSNAEMVPFSTFATGRWTFGSPRLDRFNGSSAIDIQGAAAPGVSSGDAMAEADRIVAALPPGYAHQYTGLSHQELLSDSQAGALYAISVLVVFLCLAALYESWSVPFAVMLAVPIGVFGALGAATLLGQSNDVYFKVGLLTTIGLAAKNAILIVEFAIERQAAGMPLVEATIEAARQRLRPILMTSFAFILGVTPLAIAHGAGSGAQNSIGIGVMGGMIAATGLGVFFVPLLYVAIRSLFPPQPAPSPAPETAGA from the coding sequence ATGTCGAGGTTCTTCATCGCGCGCCCGGTCTTCGCCTGGGTGCTGGCGATCGCGGTCATGCTGTTTGGCGTGCTGGCGATCCGCATGCTGCCGATATCGCAATATCCGGAGATCGTGCCGACGACAGTCAAGATATCGGCGACCTATTCGGGCGCGGACGCCGCGACCATCGAGAATACGGTCACCAAGGTGATCGAGCAGGGCATGACCGGGATCGACAATCTCGACTACATGACCTCGTCCTCGACCTATACGGGTTCGGCCCAGATCTCGCTGGTGTTCACGAGCGACGCCGATCCCGACATCGCGCAGGTGCAGGTCCAGAACAAGCTGCAGCTCGTCGAGTCCTCGCTGCCCCAGACCGTGCGCGACACCGGCGTCACCGTGACGAAGTCGACAGGCGGCTTCCTGATGGTCGCGGCCTTCGTGTCGACCGACGGCAAGCTCTCCTCGCTCGATCTCTCCGACTATGTCGAGTCGACCCTGAACGACACGATCCAGCGCTCGAGCGGCGTCGGCGAGACACAGGTGTTCGGCTCCGCCTACGCCATGCGGATCTGGCTCGACCCGGCGAAGCTGCAGAAATACGCGCTGATGCCGAGCGACGTGACGAGCGCGATCACCGCGCAGAACGCGCAGGTCGCGGCCGGCCAGCTCGGCGGGCTGCCGCAGGTGAAGGGCCAGAAGCTCAACGCGACAGTGACCGCGAAGAGCCAGCTGCAGACGCCGCGCCAGTTCGAGAACATCATCCTGAAGAGCGAGAGCGGCGGCTCGATCGTCCGCGTCAACGACGTCGCCCGCGTCGAGCTCGGCGCGCAAAGCTATACGAGCAGCGCGAAGTTCAACGGCAAGCCTGCGGCTGGCCTCGCCATCAGCCTCGCCTCGGGCGCGAACGCGCTCGACACCGCCCAGTCCGTCAAGAACACGATCGAGCGGCTGAAGCCGACCTTCCCGCAAGGCGTCGACGTCGTCTATCCGTACGACACCACGCCCTTCGTGAAGCTGTCGATCGAGGACGTCGTGAAGACGCTGATCGAGGCGATCGTCCTCGTCTTCGTCGTCATGCTGGTGTTCCTGCAGAACCTGCGCGCGACGCTGATCCCGACGCTCGCCGTGCCGGTCGTGCTGCTCGGCGTATTCGCGGCGCTCGCGGTCGCGGGCTATTCCATCAACACGCTCACCATGTTCGCGATGGTGCTCGCGATCGGCCTGCTGGTCGACGACGCCATCGTGGTGGTCGAGAACGTCGAGCGCGTCATGGAGGAGGAAGGGCTCGGGCCGCGCGAGGCGACGCTGAAGTCGATGGGCGAGATCACCGGCGCTCTGGTCGGCATCGCGCTGGTGCTGTCAGCCGTGTTCGTGCCGATGGCGTTCTTCTCGGGCTCGGTCGGCATCATCTACCGGCAGTTCTCGGTGACGATCGTGACCGCCATGCTGCTATCGGCGGTGGTCGCGCTGATCTTCACGCCGGCGCTCTGCGCGACGCTGCTGAAGCCGAAGCCAAAGGGGCCGCAGCGCGGCTTCGCCGGCTGGTTCAACCGCGGATTCGACAGGATGGCGGGGCGCTACGCCGCGGGCGTCGGCGGCGTCGTGAGGCGGCGGCTGCGCTTCCTTGTCGTGTTCGCGCTGATCTGCGGCGGCATGGCCTATCTGTTCGCGCGCCTGCCGAGCTCGTTCCTGCCGGAGGAGGACCAGGGCCTCGTCATCGCCTCGGTGACGACGCCCGTCGGCGCCACCCAGGACCGCACCGAGAAGGCGCTCGACCAGGTCCGCGAGTATTTCCTCGAAAAGGAAAAGGACACGGTCGAGGGCGTGTTCACCACCGTCGGCTTCAACTTTGGCGGCCAGGGCCAGAACGTCGGGCTGGCCTTCGTCCGGCTCAAGGATTTTGCGCAGCGTGGCCAGGCCGGCCAAACCGCGCAGGCGCTCTTGAAGCGCGCGACCGCAGCCTTCTCGCAGCTGCGCGACGCGCAGGTGTTCGCCATGACGCCGCCGGCGATCCCGGGCTTCGGCAACAATAGCGGCTTCGAGTTCTACCTGCAGGACGTCAACGGCGCCGGCCACGAGGCGCTGGTCGCGGTCCGCAACTCGCTGCTGGCGGAGGCCGCCAAGAGCCCGAAACTCGTTGGCGTCCGTCCGAACGGCATGGAGGACACGCCGCAATATCAGGTCGACGTCGACGAGGAGAAGGCCAGCGCCTTCGATCTCAGCCTCGCGGATGTCGACGCCACGCTCTCGACCGCCTGGGGCGGATCGTACGTCAACGACTTCATCGACCGCGGCCGGGTGAAGCAGGTCTATGTCCAGTCGGACGCCCAGTTCCGCATGCAGCCCGACCAGATCGGGAACTGGTACGTCCGCAACAGCAACGCCGAGATGGTTCCGTTCTCGACCTTCGCGACCGGGCGCTGGACCTTCGGCTCGCCGCGGCTCGATCGCTTCAACGGCTCGTCCGCGATCGACATCCAGGGCGCCGCGGCGCCGGGCGTGAGTTCGGGCGACGCGATGGCCGAGGCGGACCGCATCGTCGCCGCCCTGCCCCCGGGCTACGCCCACCAATATACCGGCCTGTCGCATCAGGAGCTCTTGTCCGACAGCCAGGCCGGGGCGCTCTACGCGATTTCGGTGCTGGTCGTCTTCCTGTGCCTCGCCGCGCTCTACGAAAGCTGGTCGGTGCCGTTCGCGGTGATGCTCGCTGTGCCGATCGGCGTGTTCGGCGCGCTTGGCGCCGCGACCCTGCTCGGCCAGTCCAACGACGTCTACTTCAAGGTCGGGCTACTGACGACGATCGGGCTCGCGGCCAAGAATGCCATCCTGATCGTCGAGTTCGCGATCGAGCGGCAGGCCGCGGGCATGCCGCTCGTCGAAGCGACGATCGAGGCCGCGCGCCAGCGGCTCAGGCCGATCCTGATGACCTCCTTCGCCTTCATTCTCGGCGTCACGCCGCTTGCGATCGCGCATGGCGCGGGCTCGGGCGCGCAGAACTCGATCGGCATCGGCGTGATGGGCGGCATGATCGCCGCGACCGGGCTCGGCGTGTTCTTCGTGCCGCTGCTCTACGTCGCGATCCGCAGCCTGTTCCCGCCTCAACCCGCGCCCTCCCCTGCGCCCGAAACCGCGGGAGCCTGA
- a CDS encoding BNR-4 repeat-containing protein: protein MATSPIIAKFDSVYRDHETPGVPASGRREPDKREIRAIGPVIQSQIELIGAVAITAEAKTYTTYALANADKANRPANSLLIVYADPDTAKNGIYVNAGGGLVLSGLSLGGEAAAQIAALSNALDDLEAALDAEEASRGSADTALDGLISTERDRINAIRAITITGGGLATAGGDLTAPRTITVPKASEADVNAAADDTKAVTPFSLAYMWAVLNGKVPITRVLTAVGPLLKGGGGLNTDRNFEVTPATAADLANTAAAVQVLDRAMTPASAGTILSRVAVSLLSSVSATTAYIRGNPLRPTAQAALSNAVYAISRVATEDGLVLRFSGYALVSGTAYLKRTRQVSGNLAQVGPDYPVVVPAGEFDLDIKSLEMPLLTGEHITAFAPGVLCAKAATTGPGFYRSDFNSGNVLSFPIGTEITNTRLEFGFEIGALPAQGQIAVALRNDPALALVASSAMRQQVIGTPNTPISAPVLSAEEYAIGVPAVESGWITALEFYALRPGTLWLKVRDFSTPTWSQAGVAYPVRVSAAGLWRFTMADFGAIRILAGQYPAFFSPGMVGRTTGVVGVPLYNAPAGSNNVETFTDATPDSSTRPEIRITIGSLADGRALANAAATLPRVAEVVTAASRVQRIGATTTPVAAPMLAENGVYFVGPPLAATGPLLNLYVHALYGGLLIIKLGTRSLVGGDTVWTQVGPDYPVWVKEGPQVLTIRDFGEIIGNAGEYVGWYGHGMIARTAGSGIAGPGLYSSGTTGNVRQFIDNTVDTSARPEIAFDFGKMTFTARRIDTLEARARNLTSALESALVAANVKTPAVALAKYEGFWIDADDPSTLRTDIEGLIPVTADGDAVRYIVDKSGYGFDAKVFGDGFRPIYKTGGQNGRSYLLTTGVEALEFLRRDLFRNASKVSFLIALSHANLNFTGSRAVVYGSLETTPSISRAVIGQHATGSPWNYTWSGVAARRSAADAATFVYSPREDDEFRITIRRYDIDFANGKMRAFMNGESGIDSVANMISSGKTIDADAMILGLLGRDVTPPVRHAGRLYAMVCLIDADETSLNDSQAYLAQKYAVSARPAAHYNPGGLLPGTWTWFNDPRAIALSSTRFLVSSVSPCGSNLTAEYNFATGVITHFVVQKLLQQDDHNNAAKVVRADGRILQCYAGHAVGVFYAAISTNVGDGTSWQPSVDISSQIAPAGITATFSYANLFMLDAEGNRIYLEFRAGEEGSGQAARYLSWSDNGGVNWTQGKQILVPHRPYTKWRKTSPSRADMITTTGHPNDVADNSVFHMYMEGGNFYKSDGTLIGPISGGPYDQKTALTKVFDATGLDDEAWVWDIVKDPASAMRVAMIATFEDPVAVNHHYRQARYIGGTWVLRYVASGGGNIYPVPTTERQYSGGAVHDPENIDIVYCSRQVDGAGVIDLDNGVHQLFKCVTTDGGVNWTKTQLTFGTEACFRPYIPEGGRRLFFSRGRYTSYVNFYCFIDSIAIS, encoded by the coding sequence ATGGCGACGTCTCCGATCATCGCGAAGTTCGATTCCGTCTATCGGGACCACGAGACCCCCGGCGTTCCGGCGTCCGGTCGGCGCGAGCCCGACAAGCGCGAGATCCGCGCGATCGGCCCCGTGATCCAGTCGCAGATCGAGCTGATCGGCGCCGTCGCGATCACCGCGGAGGCGAAGACCTATACGACCTATGCGCTGGCCAACGCCGACAAGGCGAACCGGCCCGCCAACAGTCTGCTGATCGTCTACGCCGATCCGGATACGGCCAAGAACGGCATCTACGTCAACGCGGGCGGAGGGCTCGTCCTCTCCGGCCTGTCGCTGGGCGGCGAGGCGGCGGCGCAGATCGCGGCGCTCTCGAACGCGCTTGACGATCTGGAAGCCGCGCTCGACGCGGAGGAGGCGTCGCGCGGGAGCGCCGACACGGCGCTCGACGGTCTGATCTCGACCGAGCGCGACCGGATCAACGCTATCAGGGCGATCACCATCACGGGCGGCGGCCTTGCGACCGCGGGCGGCGACCTGACTGCGCCGCGCACCATCACGGTCCCCAAGGCGAGCGAGGCCGACGTCAACGCGGCCGCCGACGACACGAAGGCCGTCACGCCGTTCTCGCTCGCTTACATGTGGGCGGTCCTCAACGGCAAAGTCCCGATCACGCGCGTTCTGACCGCGGTCGGACCGCTCTTGAAGGGCGGCGGCGGGCTTAACACCGACCGAAACTTCGAAGTGACGCCGGCGACTGCCGCCGACCTCGCCAACACGGCGGCCGCGGTTCAGGTGCTCGACCGCGCCATGACGCCGGCGAGCGCCGGGACGATCCTCAGCAGGGTCGCGGTCAGCCTTCTTTCCTCGGTCTCCGCGACCACCGCATACATCCGGGGCAATCCGCTTCGCCCGACAGCTCAGGCGGCGCTCAGCAACGCTGTCTATGCGATCTCGCGCGTCGCAACCGAGGACGGCCTCGTCCTCCGGTTCTCGGGCTACGCGCTTGTCTCCGGCACGGCCTACCTGAAGCGGACACGGCAGGTCTCAGGCAACCTCGCCCAGGTGGGGCCGGACTATCCGGTCGTGGTGCCGGCCGGCGAGTTCGATCTCGACATCAAATCCCTCGAGATGCCGCTGCTGACTGGCGAGCACATCACGGCGTTCGCGCCAGGCGTCCTCTGCGCGAAGGCGGCCACGACCGGCCCCGGTTTCTACCGCTCCGACTTCAACTCCGGCAACGTGCTGTCTTTCCCCATCGGGACCGAGATCACCAACACCCGCCTCGAGTTCGGCTTCGAGATCGGCGCGCTGCCCGCGCAGGGGCAGATCGCCGTCGCACTCCGGAACGATCCGGCGCTGGCTCTGGTCGCGTCCTCCGCGATGCGGCAGCAGGTGATCGGGACGCCGAACACGCCGATCTCCGCGCCGGTTCTATCGGCCGAGGAGTACGCCATCGGCGTCCCTGCCGTCGAAAGCGGATGGATTACCGCTTTAGAGTTTTACGCCCTGCGGCCCGGCACGCTGTGGCTCAAAGTCAGGGATTTCTCGACGCCAACCTGGTCGCAGGCGGGGGTCGCCTACCCGGTCCGGGTTTCGGCGGCCGGCCTGTGGCGCTTCACGATGGCCGATTTCGGGGCCATCCGCATCTTGGCGGGGCAGTATCCCGCCTTCTTCTCGCCCGGCATGGTGGGGCGAACCACCGGTGTGGTGGGCGTCCCGCTCTACAATGCGCCGGCCGGCTCGAACAACGTCGAGACCTTCACCGATGCGACGCCGGACAGCAGCACCCGGCCCGAAATCCGCATCACCATCGGCTCGCTCGCCGACGGCCGCGCTTTGGCGAATGCTGCCGCGACCCTGCCGCGCGTCGCCGAGGTCGTCACGGCCGCGTCTCGCGTGCAGCGCATCGGCGCGACCACCACGCCGGTCGCGGCGCCCATGCTGGCGGAGAACGGGGTCTACTTCGTTGGCCCGCCGCTCGCGGCCACCGGCCCGCTGCTGAACCTCTACGTTCATGCGCTCTACGGCGGGCTGCTGATTATCAAGCTCGGGACGCGCAGCCTCGTCGGCGGCGACACGGTGTGGACGCAGGTCGGGCCTGACTACCCGGTGTGGGTCAAGGAAGGCCCCCAGGTCCTGACGATCCGGGATTTCGGCGAGATCATCGGCAACGCGGGCGAATATGTCGGCTGGTACGGCCACGGCATGATCGCCCGCACCGCGGGCTCCGGCATTGCGGGCCCTGGCCTCTACTCGTCTGGCACGACCGGCAACGTTCGGCAGTTCATCGACAACACCGTCGACACGAGCGCCAGACCCGAGATCGCCTTCGATTTCGGCAAGATGACGTTCACGGCTCGTCGTATTGATACGCTCGAGGCCCGCGCGCGCAATCTCACCAGCGCCCTCGAGTCGGCCCTCGTCGCGGCCAACGTCAAGACGCCCGCTGTCGCCCTCGCGAAATATGAGGGGTTCTGGATCGACGCCGACGACCCTTCGACCCTTCGCACCGACATCGAAGGCTTGATCCCGGTCACGGCCGATGGCGACGCGGTGCGCTACATCGTCGACAAGTCGGGCTACGGCTTCGACGCGAAGGTGTTCGGCGACGGGTTTCGGCCGATCTACAAGACCGGCGGGCAGAACGGGCGATCGTATCTCCTGACGACTGGCGTCGAGGCGCTCGAGTTCCTGCGGCGCGACCTCTTCCGGAACGCCTCAAAGGTCTCGTTCCTGATCGCGTTGAGCCACGCGAACCTGAACTTCACCGGCAGCCGCGCCGTCGTCTACGGCTCTCTGGAGACCACACCTTCGATCTCCCGCGCCGTCATCGGCCAGCACGCGACCGGGTCTCCATGGAACTACACCTGGTCCGGCGTGGCGGCGCGCCGCTCGGCCGCCGACGCCGCGACATTCGTCTATTCGCCGCGCGAGGACGACGAGTTTCGCATAACGATTCGGCGCTACGACATCGACTTCGCCAACGGCAAGATGCGCGCCTTCATGAACGGCGAAAGCGGCATCGACTCCGTCGCGAACATGATTTCGTCCGGCAAGACTATTGACGCCGACGCCATGATCCTCGGGCTTCTCGGGCGAGACGTCACGCCGCCGGTTCGGCACGCAGGCCGCCTCTACGCGATGGTATGCCTGATCGACGCCGACGAGACGTCGCTCAACGACAGCCAGGCCTATCTCGCGCAGAAATACGCGGTCTCAGCGCGGCCGGCGGCGCACTACAATCCCGGCGGGCTGCTCCCCGGCACGTGGACATGGTTCAACGATCCGCGGGCGATCGCGCTCAGCTCGACGCGCTTTCTCGTCAGCTCGGTCTCGCCCTGCGGCTCGAACCTTACCGCCGAATACAACTTCGCAACCGGCGTCATCACGCATTTCGTGGTGCAGAAGCTCCTGCAGCAGGACGACCACAACAACGCCGCCAAAGTGGTGCGCGCGGATGGCCGGATACTCCAGTGCTACGCGGGCCATGCCGTCGGCGTCTTCTACGCCGCAATTTCGACCAACGTGGGCGACGGCACGTCGTGGCAGCCCTCGGTCGACATCTCGTCTCAGATCGCGCCGGCCGGCATCACGGCGACCTTCTCCTACGCCAACCTGTTCATGCTGGACGCGGAAGGCAACCGCATCTATCTGGAGTTCCGGGCTGGCGAGGAAGGCTCCGGCCAGGCCGCTCGCTACCTGTCGTGGTCCGACAACGGCGGCGTGAACTGGACGCAGGGCAAGCAGATCCTTGTCCCGCATCGGCCCTACACAAAGTGGCGCAAGACCTCGCCGTCGCGCGCCGACATGATCACCACCACGGGGCACCCGAACGACGTCGCCGATAACTCCGTCTTCCACATGTATATGGAAGGCGGCAACTTCTATAAATCCGATGGAACGCTGATCGGCCCCATCTCCGGCGGGCCGTACGATCAGAAGACCGCTCTGACCAAGGTCTTCGACGCGACCGGCCTCGACGACGAGGCGTGGGTCTGGGACATCGTGAAAGACCCGGCGTCGGCGATGCGGGTCGCCATGATCGCGACCTTCGAGGACCCGGTCGCCGTCAATCACCACTATCGGCAGGCCCGCTACATCGGCGGGACGTGGGTGCTGCGCTACGTCGCGTCGGGCGGCGGCAACATCTATCCGGTGCCGACGACCGAGCGCCAGTATTCCGGCGGCGCTGTCCACGACCCCGAGAACATCGACATCGTCTACTGCTCGCGCCAGGTGGACGGCGCCGGCGTGATCGACCTCGATAACGGCGTCCACCAGCTCTTCAAATGCGTGACCACAGACGGCGGCGTCAACTGGACCAAGACGCAGCTGACGTTCGGGACCGAGGCGTGTTTCCGGCCGTACATCCCTGAAGGTGGTCGCCGGCTCTTCTTCTCGCGTGGGCGGTACACGTCCTATGTGAATTTCTACTGCTTCATCGACTCGATCGCGATCTCCTGA
- a CDS encoding efflux transporter outer membrane subunit: MAKRMRAMILATAASLLAGCAVGPDYRTPSFATPVSWSGQKPGAPAKRPRLAEWWRNLDDPILNTLMEEAVAGNLDVASARAAIREARASRRQAVGGLFPTVDGTALADRTKTAASETGTGKSVTQSTFQAGFDASWELDLFGATRREVEAATYGVDAANEQLYATLLTLVGDVAQNYVDARGYQAQIALARRTAASQDETAKLTQQMFDAGTTSKVDVANAKGLAASTAADIPTLETSFAQAVHRLSVLTGRPPTALEGRLKSVRPIPTPRRPPAAGVPADVLLARPDVRLAERQLAQYTAKIGQAEAARYPSVSLSGDITTTSAKLGDLAKRSTIGWSFGPTINAPLFQDGSLVAAVDVAKAERDQYFVAFKSSVLTALEDVENALVALSKEKLRREKLSASATAYREAAKLSRELYKAGTSDFLDVLTAERSLYEAEDALIQSRVDAVVDYVALQKALGGGWSRPVEVSRPEVVDDMGPRPAKPLRVGPSDAGN; this comes from the coding sequence ATGGCGAAGCGCATGCGTGCCATGATCCTGGCGACGGCCGCGTCCCTGCTTGCGGGCTGCGCGGTCGGTCCCGACTACCGGACGCCGTCCTTCGCGACGCCCGTCAGCTGGAGCGGCCAAAAGCCCGGCGCGCCGGCGAAGCGCCCTCGACTCGCCGAATGGTGGCGCAACCTCGACGACCCGATCCTGAACACGCTGATGGAGGAGGCGGTCGCGGGCAATCTCGACGTCGCCTCCGCCAGGGCAGCGATCCGCGAGGCGCGCGCGAGCCGGCGGCAGGCGGTCGGCGGCCTGTTCCCGACCGTCGACGGGACCGCGCTCGCGGACCGGACGAAGACCGCCGCGTCCGAGACCGGCACGGGCAAGTCCGTAACTCAGAGCACGTTCCAGGCGGGCTTCGACGCCAGCTGGGAGCTCGACCTGTTCGGCGCGACGCGTCGCGAGGTCGAGGCCGCGACCTATGGCGTCGACGCCGCCAACGAACAGCTCTACGCGACGCTGCTGACGCTCGTCGGCGACGTCGCGCAGAACTATGTCGACGCCCGCGGCTATCAGGCCCAGATCGCGCTCGCACGCCGCACCGCAGCCTCGCAGGACGAGACCGCGAAACTCACCCAGCAGATGTTCGACGCCGGAACGACATCCAAGGTCGACGTCGCCAACGCCAAGGGACTGGCCGCCTCGACCGCGGCCGACATCCCGACGCTCGAGACCTCGTTCGCGCAGGCCGTGCATCGCCTGAGCGTCCTGACCGGACGCCCGCCGACGGCCCTCGAGGGGCGCCTCAAGAGCGTCAGGCCGATCCCGACGCCGCGCCGTCCGCCCGCGGCCGGCGTTCCGGCCGACGTGCTGCTGGCGCGGCCCGACGTCCGGCTCGCCGAACGCCAGCTCGCCCAGTACACCGCCAAGATCGGCCAGGCGGAGGCCGCGCGCTACCCGAGCGTCAGCCTGTCGGGCGACATCACCACGACGAGCGCGAAGCTCGGCGACCTCGCGAAGCGGTCCACCATCGGCTGGTCGTTCGGCCCGACCATCAACGCGCCGCTGTTCCAGGACGGATCGCTGGTCGCGGCCGTCGACGTCGCGAAGGCGGAACGCGACCAGTATTTCGTCGCGTTCAAATCGTCGGTGCTGACGGCGCTCGAGGACGTCGAGAACGCGCTGGTCGCGCTGTCGAAGGAAAAGCTGCGGCGGGAGAAGCTGTCGGCCTCGGCGACGGCCTATCGCGAGGCGGCCAAGCTCTCGCGCGAGCTCTACAAGGCGGGCACGTCGGACTTCCTCGACGTGCTCACCGCCGAACGGTCGCTCTACGAGGCGGAAGACGCGCTGATCCAGAGCCGGGTCGACGCGGTGGTCGACTATGTCGCGCTGCAGAAGGCGCTCGGCGGCGGCTGGAGCCGGCCCGTGGAGGTCTCGCGTCCCGAGGTCGTCGACGACATGGGCCCGCGCCCCGCAAAGCCGCTCCGCGTCGGCCCGAGCGACGCCGGGAATTGA